One genomic window of Citrobacter sp. Marseille-Q6884 includes the following:
- the sgrR gene encoding HTH-type transcriptional regulator SgrR, translating to MSSGRLQQQFIRLWQCCDGKTQDTTLNELAELLSCSRRHMRTLLNTMQERGWLTWEAEVGRGKRSRLTFLYTGLALQQQRAEDLLEQDRIDQLVQLVGDKTAVRQMLVSHLGRSFRQGRHIMRVLYYRPMHNLLPGTALRRSETHIARQIFSALIRVNEENGELEADIAHHWQQISPLHWRFFLRPGVHFHHGRELEMEDVIASLMRINSLPLYSHITQILSPTPWTLDIHLAQPDRWLPWLLGQVPAMILPREWETLHNFSSHPIGTGPYAVMRNTHNQLKIHAFDDYFGYRALIDEVNVWVLPDIGEEPGGGLMLKGPTEDEKAIESRLEEGCYYLLFDARTHRGANQEVREWISRVLSPTNLIYHADEQYQRHWFPAYGLLPRWHHARPGHGEKPAGLETLTLTYYRDHIEHRVIAQIMKTLLAEHQVQLNIQEIDYDQWHAGEIVSDFWLNSANFTLPLDFSLFAHLCEVPLLQNCISRDWESDAARWRTGEMSLAAWCQQLLASKAIVPLIHHWLIIQGQRSMRGLRMNTLGWFDFKSAWFAPPDP from the coding sequence ATGTCTTCTGGTCGTTTGCAACAACAGTTCATCCGTCTGTGGCAATGCTGTGACGGCAAAACGCAAGACACCACGCTGAACGAGCTGGCAGAACTGCTTAGCTGCTCCCGCCGTCATATGCGCACCCTACTCAATACCATGCAGGAACGCGGCTGGCTGACGTGGGAAGCGGAGGTCGGTCGTGGCAAACGCTCGCGCCTGACCTTTCTTTATACCGGGCTGGCGCTCCAGCAACAGCGGGCAGAAGACCTGCTGGAACAGGATCGTATTGATCAACTGGTGCAACTGGTGGGCGACAAAACCGCAGTACGGCAGATGCTGGTATCCCATCTGGGTCGCAGTTTCCGTCAGGGCCGCCACATCATGCGCGTCCTCTACTATCGCCCCATGCACAACCTGCTCCCCGGCACGGCCTTACGTCGTTCCGAAACCCATATTGCCCGACAAATCTTTAGCGCCTTAATTCGCGTAAATGAGGAAAATGGGGAACTGGAAGCCGATATCGCGCATCACTGGCAACAAATTTCACCATTACACTGGCGATTCTTCCTGCGTCCGGGGGTGCATTTTCATCATGGACGCGAACTGGAAATGGAGGATGTCATCGCCTCCCTCATGCGCATCAACAGCCTGCCGCTGTATTCGCACATTACGCAGATCCTCTCCCCTACCCCCTGGACGCTGGATATCCATCTGGCGCAACCGGATCGTTGGCTGCCCTGGTTACTGGGGCAAGTGCCCGCGATGATCCTGCCGCGTGAATGGGAAACATTGCATAATTTCTCCAGTCACCCCATCGGCACCGGCCCTTATGCGGTGATGCGTAATACCCATAACCAGCTAAAAATTCACGCATTTGATGATTACTTTGGCTACCGGGCGCTGATCGACGAAGTTAACGTTTGGGTCTTACCGGACATCGGTGAAGAACCCGGCGGCGGGCTGATGCTCAAAGGCCCAACAGAAGACGAAAAGGCGATTGAAAGCCGGCTGGAAGAAGGCTGCTATTACCTGCTTTTTGACGCCCGTACACATCGGGGAGCCAATCAGGAGGTCAGGGAATGGATAAGCCGGGTACTCTCACCAACAAATTTAATCTACCACGCCGACGAACAGTATCAGCGCCACTGGTTTCCCGCCTACGGTTTACTGCCGCGCTGGCACCATGCCAGACCGGGTCATGGTGAAAAACCCGCCGGGCTGGAAACGCTGACGCTCACGTACTATCGCGATCATATTGAGCACCGTGTTATTGCCCAGATCATGAAAACGTTACTGGCAGAGCATCAGGTCCAGCTGAATATCCAGGAGATCGACTACGATCAATGGCATGCGGGGGAAATCGTCAGCGATTTCTGGCTTAACAGCGCCAACTTTACCTTGCCGCTGGACTTCTCGCTGTTCGCCCATTTATGCGAAGTCCCGTTACTCCAAAACTGTATTTCCCGGGACTGGGAAAGCGACGCCGCCCGCTGGCGAACCGGGGAGATGAGTCTGGCGGCATGGTGCCAGCAACTGCTCGCCAGTAAAGCCATTGTGCCGCTGATTCATCACTGGCTGATCATTCAGGGACAGCGCAGTATGCGCGGGCTACGCATGAATACTCTCGGCTGGTTTGATTTTAAATCAGCGTGGTTTGCCCCACCGGATCCTTAA
- the sgrT gene encoding glucose uptake inhibitor SgrT, with the protein MRQFYMKYFTATEKSSWLACLSAPQRLKMLEELMQWEVTA; encoded by the coding sequence ATGCGTCAGTTCTATATGAAGTACTTTACCGCGACGGAGAAATCGTCCTGGCTGGCTTGCCTGAGCGCGCCGCAGCGCTTAAAGATGCTTGAAGAACTGATGCAGTGGGAGGTGACAGCCTGA
- the leuB gene encoding 3-isopropylmalate dehydrogenase — MSKNYHIAVLPGDGIGPEVMAQALKVLDAIRARFGMRITTSHYDVGGAAIDKHGQPLPPATVEGCEQADAILFGSVGGPKWEKLPPNQQPERGALLPLRKHFKLFSNLRPAKLYQGLEAFCPLRADIAANGFDILCVRELTGGIYFGQPKGREGSGQHEKAFDTEVYHRFEIERIARIAFESARQRRRKVTSIDKANVLQTSILWREIVNEIANEYPDVELAHMYIDNATMQLIKDPSQFDVLLCSNLFGDILSDECAMITGSMGMLPSASLNEQGFGLYEPAGGSAPDIAGKNIANPIAQILSLALLLRYSLEANDAATAIESAINRALEEGIRTGDLARGAAAVSTDEMGDIIARYVAEGV, encoded by the coding sequence ATGTCGAAGAATTATCATATTGCTGTTTTGCCGGGTGACGGTATTGGCCCGGAAGTGATGGCGCAAGCCCTGAAAGTACTGGATGCAATTCGCGCGCGTTTTGGTATGCGTATTACCACCAGCCATTATGACGTGGGTGGTGCCGCCATTGATAAACACGGTCAACCGCTGCCACCTGCAACGGTTGAAGGCTGTGAGCAAGCCGATGCCATTCTGTTTGGGTCCGTTGGCGGTCCAAAGTGGGAAAAGCTGCCGCCAAACCAGCAACCCGAACGTGGGGCACTGCTGCCATTACGTAAGCATTTCAAATTATTCAGCAATCTGCGCCCGGCTAAACTCTATCAGGGTCTGGAAGCATTTTGCCCATTGCGTGCCGACATTGCCGCCAACGGTTTCGACATCCTGTGCGTACGCGAACTGACCGGAGGCATCTATTTCGGTCAGCCAAAAGGTCGCGAAGGCAGCGGCCAGCATGAGAAAGCGTTTGATACCGAGGTTTATCACCGTTTTGAAATTGAACGCATTGCTCGCATCGCCTTTGAATCCGCCCGCCAGCGTCGTCGTAAAGTGACCTCGATTGATAAAGCGAACGTGCTGCAGACCTCTATTTTATGGCGTGAAATCGTCAATGAAATTGCCAATGAATACCCGGATGTTGAACTGGCTCATATGTACATTGATAACGCCACCATGCAGTTAATCAAAGATCCATCCCAGTTCGACGTGCTGCTGTGCTCGAACCTGTTTGGCGACATTCTGTCTGATGAGTGCGCCATGATAACCGGTTCAATGGGGATGTTACCGTCTGCCAGCCTGAATGAGCAGGGGTTTGGTCTGTATGAACCTGCGGGCGGTTCCGCACCGGATATCGCCGGTAAAAACATTGCTAACCCTATTGCCCAAATTCTCTCCCTGGCGCTGCTGTTACGCTACAGCCTGGAGGCCAATGACGCGGCAACCGCAATTGAGAGCGCCATCAACCGCGCATTAGAAGAAGGCATTCGTACCGGCGACTTAGCCCGTGGCGCAGCCGCAGTCAGCACCGATGAGATGGGCGATATCATTGCTCGTTACGTCGCAGAAGGGGTGTAA
- the leuD gene encoding 3-isopropylmalate dehydratase small subunit, with the protein MAEKFTQHTGLVVPLDAANVDTDAIIPKQFLQKVTRTGFGAHLFNDWRFLDENGQQPNPAFVLNFPEYKGASILLARENFGCGSSREHAPWALTDYGFKVVIAPSFADIFYGNSFNNQLLPVKLSDEEVDELFKLVQANPGITFNVDLEAQVVKAGDNAYPFVIDAFRRHCMLNGLDSIGLTLQHENAIAAYEEKQPAFMR; encoded by the coding sequence ATGGCAGAGAAATTTACCCAGCATACCGGCCTGGTTGTCCCACTGGATGCCGCCAACGTCGATACCGACGCGATTATCCCCAAGCAGTTTTTGCAGAAGGTGACGCGTACCGGTTTTGGTGCACACCTGTTTAACGACTGGCGTTTTCTGGATGAAAACGGCCAGCAGCCCAACCCGGCGTTCGTTCTGAACTTCCCTGAATACAAAGGGGCGTCAATACTGCTGGCGCGGGAAAACTTTGGCTGCGGCTCTTCACGTGAACATGCGCCGTGGGCGTTGACCGATTACGGCTTTAAAGTGGTTATTGCCCCAAGCTTCGCCGATATCTTCTACGGCAACAGTTTTAATAACCAACTGCTGCCGGTGAAGTTAAGCGATGAAGAGGTCGATGAACTGTTCAAACTGGTGCAGGCGAATCCGGGGATCACGTTCAACGTGGATCTGGAAGCGCAAGTCGTGAAGGCGGGAGATAACGCTTATCCGTTTGTTATCGACGCATTCCGCCGTCACTGTATGCTTAACGGGCTGGACAGCATCGGATTAACGCTGCAGCACGAAAATGCCATTGCAGCGTACGAAGAGAAACAGCCCGCGTTTATGCGCTGA
- the thiB gene encoding thiamine ABC transporter substrate binding subunit, whose amino-acid sequence MLKKCLPLLLLCAAPAFAKPVLTVYTYDSFAADWGPGPTIKKAFEADCNCELKLVALEDGVSLLNRLRMEGKNSKADVVLGLDNNLLDAAMQTKLFAKSGVASDAVNVPGGWKNDTFVPFDYGYFAFVYDKNKLKNPPKSLKELVESDQKWRVIYQDPRTSTPGLGLLLWMQKVYGDKAPEAWQKLAAKTVTVTKGWSEAYGLFLKGESDLVLSYTTSPAYHIIEEKKDNYAAANFSEGHYLQVEVAARTAASKQPELAEKFLKFMVSPAFQNAIPTGNWMYPVTQVSLPTGFAQLDKPSSALEFTPQQVAAQRQAWISEWQRAVSR is encoded by the coding sequence GTGTTAAAAAAATGTCTTCCCCTGCTGCTGCTGTGCGCAGCGCCTGCCTTCGCCAAACCTGTTTTGACCGTCTATACCTACGACTCGTTCGCCGCTGACTGGGGCCCCGGTCCAACCATCAAGAAAGCCTTTGAAGCTGACTGCAACTGCGAGCTGAAACTGGTGGCGCTGGAAGATGGCGTATCACTGCTGAACCGCCTGCGTATGGAGGGGAAGAACAGTAAAGCCGACGTGGTACTGGGCCTGGACAACAACCTGCTTGATGCCGCGATGCAAACCAAACTGTTCGCCAAAAGTGGCGTGGCAAGCGACGCGGTCAACGTCCCTGGCGGCTGGAAAAACGACACCTTCGTTCCGTTTGATTACGGCTATTTCGCCTTTGTCTACGATAAAAACAAACTGAAAAACCCGCCGAAAAGCCTGAAAGAACTGGTTGAAAGCGACCAGAAATGGCGTGTGATTTATCAGGACCCACGCACCAGTACACCGGGTCTGGGACTGTTGCTGTGGATGCAAAAAGTGTATGGCGATAAAGCACCAGAAGCCTGGCAGAAACTGGCGGCCAAAACGGTCACCGTCACGAAAGGCTGGAGTGAAGCTTACGGTTTGTTCCTGAAAGGTGAAAGCGATCTGGTGCTGAGTTACACCACCTCTCCGGCATATCACATTATCGAAGAGAAAAAAGACAATTACGCTGCCGCCAACTTTAGTGAAGGGCACTATTTGCAAGTGGAGGTCGCCGCCCGCACCGCCGCCAGCAAACAGCCTGAACTGGCCGAGAAGTTCCTTAAGTTTATGGTTTCTCCGGCATTCCAGAATGCGATTCCGACCGGCAACTGGATGTATCCGGTGACCCAGGTTTCCCTGCCGACAGGCTTTGCGCAACTGGATAAACCCTCCAGCGCGCTGGAATTCACTCCGCAGCAGGTTGCGGCCCAACGTCAGGCATGGATTAGCGAATGGCAACGCGCCGTCAGCCGTTAA
- a CDS encoding sugar efflux transporter, producing MLWIMTMGRRLNGVYAAFMLVAFMMGVAGALQAPTLSLFLSREVGAQPFWVGLFYTVNAIAGIVVSLGLAKRSDSQGDRRKLIMFCCLMAVGNALLFAFNRHYLTLITCGVLLASLANTAMPQLFALAREYADNSAREVVMFSSVMRAQLSLAWVIGPPLAFMLALNYGFTAMFSIAAGIFAVSLLLIALILPSVARVEQPVDQPPEQTGGWQDKNVRMLFIASTLMWTCNTMYIIDMPLWISLELGLPDKLAGILMGTAAGLEIPAMILAGYYVKRFGKRRMMIAAVAAGVLFYLGLIFFHSRTALLVLQLFNAVFIGIIAGIGMLWFQDLMPGRAGSATTLFTNSISTGVILAGVIQGAVAQSYGHFAVYGVIAAISVVTLYMTSRVKDV from the coding sequence ATGCTCTGGATTATGACGATGGGACGGCGCCTCAACGGCGTGTACGCGGCATTTATGCTGGTCGCCTTTATGATGGGAGTGGCAGGGGCGTTACAGGCACCGACATTGAGCCTGTTTCTCAGTCGCGAGGTCGGGGCACAGCCGTTTTGGGTCGGGCTGTTTTACACCGTCAATGCGATTGCCGGGATCGTCGTGAGTCTCGGTCTCGCGAAACGCTCCGACAGCCAGGGCGATCGGCGCAAACTGATCATGTTCTGCTGCCTGATGGCGGTGGGAAACGCGCTGCTGTTTGCCTTTAACCGCCATTATTTAACGCTGATTACCTGTGGTGTGCTGTTGGCCTCGCTGGCGAATACGGCGATGCCGCAGCTGTTTGCCCTGGCGCGGGAGTATGCCGATAACTCAGCGCGCGAAGTGGTAATGTTTAGCTCGGTGATGCGTGCCCAGCTTTCGCTGGCCTGGGTGATCGGGCCGCCACTGGCATTCATGCTGGCGCTTAATTACGGTTTCACGGCCATGTTCTCTATAGCCGCAGGCATTTTCGCCGTGAGCCTGCTACTGATCGCGCTGATCCTGCCGTCGGTGGCTCGGGTTGAGCAGCCCGTTGATCAACCGCCTGAGCAGACCGGTGGCTGGCAGGATAAAAATGTGCGCATGTTGTTTATCGCCTCCACCCTGATGTGGACCTGCAACACCATGTACATTATCGATATGCCGTTATGGATTAGCCTTGAGCTTGGGCTGCCGGATAAGCTGGCCGGGATACTGATGGGCACCGCCGCAGGGCTGGAGATTCCGGCGATGATTCTGGCGGGATACTACGTTAAGCGCTTTGGTAAAAGGCGGATGATGATCGCTGCGGTGGCGGCCGGCGTCCTGTTTTATCTTGGTCTTATCTTCTTTCACAGCCGCACGGCGCTGCTGGTTCTGCAACTGTTTAATGCGGTGTTCATCGGTATTATCGCCGGAATAGGGATGTTGTGGTTTCAGGATTTGATGCCGGGACGCGCAGGGTCAGCGACCACATTATTTACCAACAGTATTTCAACGGGCGTGATTCTGGCGGGGGTGATCCAGGGGGCTGTGGCGCAAAGTTACGGACATTTTGCCGTTTACGGGGTGATTGCGGCGATTTCGGTGGTCACATTGTATATGACGAGCCGGGTCAAGGACGTTTAA
- the thiP gene encoding thiamine/thiamine pyrophosphate ABC transporter permease ThiP: MATRRQPLIPGWLIPGLAAATLMVAVALAAFLALWFNAPEGDWLTLWQDSYLWHVVRFSFWQAFLSAALSVIPAIFLARALYRRRFPGRLALLRLCAMTLILPVLVAVFGILSVYGRQGWLASLWHTFGLEWTFSPYGLQGILLAHVFFNLPMASRLLLQSLENIPGEQRQLAAQLGMRGWHFFRFVEWPWLRRQILPVAALIFMLCFASFATVLSLGGGPQATTIELAIYQALSYDYDPARAAMLALIQMICCLALVLLSQRLSRAIAPGATLVQGWRDPDDRLHSRVTDALLIVLALLLLLPPLLAVIVDGVNRHLLDVLAQPVLWQALGTSLRIALAAGLLCVILTMMLLWSSRELRARQQILAGQALELSGMMILAMPGIVLATGFFLLLNNTIGLPDSADGIVIFTNALMAIPYALKVLENPMRDVTARYSLLCHSLGIEGWSRLKVVELRALKRPLAQAMAFACVLSIGDFGVVALFGNDDFRTLPFYLYQQIGSYRSQDGAVTALLLLTLCFTLFTVIEKLPGRNVKTD, encoded by the coding sequence ATGGCAACGCGCCGTCAGCCGTTAATTCCTGGCTGGCTGATCCCCGGACTGGCAGCGGCCACGTTGATGGTCGCTGTCGCTCTGGCTGCATTTCTGGCGCTGTGGTTTAACGCCCCTGAGGGAGACTGGCTTACGCTGTGGCAGGACAGTTACCTGTGGCATGTGGTGCGTTTTTCCTTCTGGCAGGCATTTTTATCTGCCGCGCTGTCAGTGATCCCGGCGATCTTCCTCGCCAGAGCGCTTTATCGTCGCCGTTTCCCTGGGCGTCTGGCGTTGCTACGCCTGTGCGCAATGACGCTGATCTTGCCCGTGCTGGTCGCCGTTTTCGGTATCCTCAGCGTCTACGGTCGCCAGGGCTGGCTGGCCTCGCTCTGGCACACATTCGGGCTGGAGTGGACGTTCTCGCCGTACGGTTTACAGGGCATTTTGCTGGCGCACGTCTTTTTCAATCTCCCGATGGCCAGCCGTTTACTGCTGCAATCGCTTGAGAACATTCCCGGCGAGCAACGCCAGCTCGCGGCTCAGCTAGGCATGCGGGGCTGGCATTTCTTTCGCTTTGTTGAATGGCCATGGCTGCGTCGCCAGATCCTGCCCGTCGCTGCGCTGATATTTATGCTGTGCTTCGCCAGTTTCGCTACCGTGCTGTCACTGGGCGGTGGACCACAGGCAACCACCATCGAGCTGGCTATCTATCAGGCGCTGAGCTACGACTATGATCCCGCTCGCGCCGCCATGCTGGCACTGATCCAGATGATTTGCTGTTTAGCGCTGGTACTGCTCAGCCAACGTTTGAGTCGCGCAATCGCCCCAGGCGCCACGCTGGTTCAGGGCTGGCGCGATCCCGACGATCGCCTGCACAGCCGGGTGACAGACGCATTATTGATCGTGCTGGCATTGCTGCTGTTGCTGCCGCCGTTGCTGGCAGTCATTGTTGATGGTGTTAACCGACATTTACTGGATGTCCTCGCGCAGCCCGTTCTGTGGCAAGCGCTAGGAACATCGCTGCGCATTGCACTGGCGGCTGGCCTGCTGTGCGTTATCCTCACCATGATGCTGCTGTGGAGCAGCCGCGAGCTACGTGCGCGACAACAGATTCTGGCCGGTCAGGCGCTGGAGTTGAGCGGCATGATGATACTGGCCATGCCGGGCATTGTGCTGGCCACCGGTTTCTTTTTGCTGCTGAACAACACCATCGGACTACCAGACTCTGCCGATGGCATCGTCATTTTCACCAATGCGCTGATGGCCATCCCTTATGCGCTGAAAGTGCTGGAAAATCCCATGCGTGACGTGACCGCCCGCTACAGTTTGTTATGTCACTCTTTAGGTATTGAAGGCTGGTCGCGATTGAAAGTGGTGGAACTGCGCGCCCTGAAGCGCCCGCTGGCGCAGGCGATGGCTTTTGCCTGCGTGCTCTCTATTGGCGATTTTGGTGTGGTGGCGCTGTTTGGTAATGATGATTTCCGCACGTTGCCGTTTTATTTGTATCAGCAGATTGGCTCCTATCGCAGTCAGGACGGGGCGGTAACGGCATTATTACTGCTGACCCTCTGCTTTACGCTGTTTACCGTTATTGAGAAATTACCGGGACGAAATGTTAAAACTGATTGA
- the leuC gene encoding 3-isopropylmalate dehydratase large subunit: protein MAKTLYEKLFDAHVVYEAQNETPLLYIDRHLVHEVTSPQAFDGLRAHNRPVRQPGKTFATMDHNVSTQTKDINASGEMARIQMQELIKNCNEFGVELYDLNHPFQGIVHVMGPEQGVTLPGMTIVCGDSHTATHGAFGALAFGIGTSEVEHVLATQTLKQGRAKTMKIEVNGTAAPGITAKDIVLAIIGKTGSAGGTGHVVEFCGDAIRALSMEGRMTLCNMAIEMGAKAGLVAPDETTFNYVQGRLHAPKGQDFTNAVEYWKTLKTDDGATFDTIVTLQAEEIAPQVTWGTNPGQVISVNENIPDPASFTDPVERASAEKALAYMGLKPGIPLTEVAIDKVFIGSCTNSRIEDLRAAAEIAKGRKVAPGVQALVVPGSGPVKAQAEAEGLDKIFIEAGFEWRLPGCSMCLAMNNDRLNPGERCASTSNRNFEGRQGRGGRTHLVSPAMAAAAAVTGHFADIRSIK, encoded by the coding sequence ATGGCCAAAACGTTATACGAAAAATTGTTTGATGCGCACGTGGTCTATGAAGCGCAAAACGAAACGCCGCTGTTGTATATCGACAGACATCTGGTACATGAAGTGACCTCTCCACAGGCATTTGATGGCCTGCGTGCGCACAACCGTCCGGTTCGCCAGCCAGGCAAAACCTTCGCCACCATGGACCATAATGTCTCGACGCAAACCAAAGACATTAACGCCTCCGGCGAAATGGCGCGTATTCAGATGCAGGAACTGATTAAAAACTGCAATGAATTTGGCGTGGAGCTGTACGACCTGAATCACCCCTTTCAGGGCATCGTCCATGTGATGGGGCCAGAGCAAGGCGTGACATTACCGGGTATGACCATCGTCTGCGGTGACTCCCATACCGCGACTCACGGCGCGTTCGGCGCGCTGGCATTTGGTATCGGCACGTCTGAAGTTGAGCATGTCCTGGCGACGCAAACCCTGAAACAGGGGCGCGCAAAAACCATGAAGATTGAAGTCAACGGCACGGCCGCACCAGGTATCACAGCCAAAGATATCGTACTGGCCATTATTGGCAAAACCGGCAGCGCTGGCGGAACCGGTCATGTGGTTGAGTTCTGTGGCGACGCGATCCGCGCACTGAGCATGGAAGGTCGTATGACCCTGTGCAATATGGCGATCGAGATGGGGGCAAAAGCCGGCCTGGTGGCGCCAGATGAAACCACCTTTAACTATGTTCAGGGTCGGTTACATGCGCCGAAAGGCCAGGATTTTACCAATGCCGTTGAATACTGGAAAACGCTGAAAACCGATGACGGCGCAACGTTTGACACCATCGTCACCCTGCAGGCTGAAGAGATCGCACCACAGGTGACCTGGGGCACGAACCCGGGCCAGGTCATCTCCGTGAATGAAAATATCCCCGACCCAGCGTCATTTACCGATCCGGTTGAGCGTGCTTCAGCGGAAAAAGCGCTGGCGTATATGGGGCTGAAGCCGGGCATTCCATTAACGGAAGTGGCTATCGATAAAGTGTTTATTGGCTCTTGCACCAACTCACGTATTGAAGATTTACGCGCCGCGGCAGAAATCGCCAAAGGACGTAAAGTCGCCCCGGGCGTACAGGCGCTGGTTGTGCCTGGTTCTGGTCCGGTAAAAGCGCAGGCGGAAGCGGAAGGTCTGGATAAGATCTTTATTGAAGCCGGTTTTGAATGGCGTTTACCGGGTTGCTCAATGTGCCTGGCCATGAACAATGACCGTCTGAATCCCGGCGAACGTTGCGCGTCTACCAGTAACCGTAACTTTGAGGGTCGTCAGGGTCGCGGTGGACGTACGCACTTAGTCAGCCCGGCCATGGCCGCCGCCGCCGCCGTTACCGGTCATTTTGCCGACATTCGCAGCATCAAATAA
- the thiQ gene encoding thiamine ABC transporter ATP-binding protein ThiQ, with protein MLKLIDITWLYHHLPMRFTLSVARGEQIAVLGPSGAGKSTLLNLIAGFLTPASGTMTIEGEDHTTTPPSRRPVSMLFQENNLFSHLNVQQNIGLGLNPSLKLNGLQKEKLHHIAQQMGLENLLGRLPGELSGGQRQRVALARCLVREQPILLLDEPFSALDPALRQEMLTLVAEVCRDKQLTLLMVSHSVEDAARIAPRSIVVADGRIAWQGKTDELLSGHASASVLLGIKA; from the coding sequence ATGTTAAAACTGATTGATATCACATGGCTTTATCATCATTTACCCATGCGCTTTACGCTCTCGGTCGCGCGCGGTGAACAGATCGCCGTGCTGGGGCCAAGCGGTGCCGGGAAAAGTACGCTATTGAATTTGATTGCCGGTTTTCTTACGCCCGCCAGCGGTACGATGACGATTGAAGGTGAGGATCACACGACCACGCCGCCTTCTCGCCGCCCGGTCTCGATGCTCTTTCAGGAAAATAACCTGTTCAGTCACCTGAACGTGCAGCAAAATATCGGTCTGGGTTTGAATCCGAGTTTGAAATTGAACGGGCTTCAGAAAGAGAAACTGCACCACATTGCCCAACAAATGGGGCTCGAAAACCTGCTCGGCAGGCTGCCTGGCGAGCTTTCCGGTGGACAACGCCAACGCGTGGCGCTGGCGCGCTGTCTGGTGCGGGAACAACCCATTTTACTGCTCGACGAACCCTTCTCCGCACTCGACCCCGCTTTGCGCCAGGAGATGTTAACGCTGGTCGCCGAAGTCTGTCGTGATAAGCAACTTACGCTGTTGATGGTGTCCCATAGCGTGGAAGATGCGGCACGGATAGCGCCGCGTTCCATCGTGGTCGCCGACGGACGCATTGCGTGGCAAGGCAAAACGGATGAGCTACTTAGCGGTCATGCCAGCGCCTCGGTGCTGTTGGGGATAAAAGCGTAG